Below is a window of Gimesia chilikensis DNA.
GGCCTGTTCTCGAGCGATCAATAATTCGATCCAGTATTCCAACGCTGCTTCTTCAACTTCGGAGTCTCCCTGTCGTGGGAGAGTCACTGACTGGTAGGTCAGTGAAGTCAAAAGTGCATTCTGTTCCGAGTCCGTTGTGACAAGCTGCCGGGTATCGACGGGCGAATGAAACAGATCGGTGCGTGCTGCCCACTGGGACTGAATTGCCGAATTGGGAGACAGTACCAGGGCGGGACGTCTGACGTGCTGCGCCCAGAGATAAAGACCGAGCACCGTTTTGCCGGAGCCGGGAGGTGCGACGATGTGCAGTCGTTTTTTGCCGGAGTTCAACTGCTGTTCAATTACCGAAATCGCCTCAGCCTGCGATGGCCTGAGTGTGCCACGAAAACGGACTTCCGGGAAATCAATCGCCACTATGGATGATCCGTCCGATAACCGGCGGGATGAGTCCGGAACCAGTCCCAGGCTGTCTGTATGATCTCTTCCAGACTCCTGTATTTCGGAGACCAGCCCAGTTCGCTCGAAATCCGTTCGTGAGAAGCGGAGAGCATGGGGGGGTCACCGGGGCGTCGTGGCTGGATATCAACGGGAATGGGACAGCCTGTCACTTTTTCCGATGTGCTGATCACTTCCTGAACCGAGAAGCCCTGCCCCAGACCAACGTTATAAAAACGGCTGGATTGCGTGGTCAATGCATTCAGGGCCAGCAGGTGGGCAGAACAGATATCTTCCACGTGAATATAGTCGCGAATGCAGGTTCCATCTGGAGTCGGATAATCGTTCCCCAGCACTGTGATATGAGATTGCTGTCCCAGGGCGGTACGAAGACAGTTGGGGATCAGGTGTGTTTCCGGATTGTGATCTTCCCCTACCGCACCATCTTTCGAGCAGCCTGCCACGTTAAAGTAACGTAAGCCGATAAAACCGAAGTTGGGATAACTGCTGGCGCAGTCTTTCAGGATCTGTTCGACAAACAGTTTGGACCAGCCGTAAGGGTTGATGGGGCGTTGTGGGCTATCTTCTGTTATGGGAAGTTGATCCGGAATACCGTAGGTCGCACAGGACGAACTGAAAACAAGCTGACTTACACGTGCCTGACGCATGGCCCGTAACAATGAAAGCGTACCTGCAGTATTGTTAGTATAGTACGGCAAAGGGTCCGCTACCGATTCCCCAACATAAGCCAGGGCTGCGAAATGAATGACCTTTTCAATCCGCTGGGATTTCATGATTTCCGTGAGTGGCTCTGTCTCCAGCAGATCTAACTGAAAGAAAGAGGCTTCAGCAGGGACTGCCACACGATGTCCCCGTGATAGATTGTCGATCACGCAGACTTTTTTGCCGGACTGAATTAACTGCCGGACACAATGCGAGCCGATATAGCCGGCACCGCCGGTCACCAGGATGGTCATGAAACTCTGCTTAAAATAAGGAAAGATCGACTTTGTTTGATGTTTTACACTGCCAGCCAGACACGGTACGATAAAAGCAGTCTTTCAGCGACTGGCAGAACCAGTTGAATGACTGTAGTCATACCTTAGCTTTTCTTTCTTCATCGGTAAATCAGATGACACAAAATACTCCGAATTCAGAGTCGCATGAGCCGGAAACCATTCCTCTGCAGAAAACTCCGGAAACAGAGTCTGTCGCACCCCCGGCGATCCCTCCCGCAACCGCTGAAAAAGAAGAGCAGGAACAGAAACAGGGGAAAACACCCCCGGTCAGTCAGCGTCTGACGTCTCTGGATGCCTATCGCGGATTTGTCATGCTGGCGATGGCCTCCGGAGGTCTGTACATCGCCAACGCGGTGCGGAACTCACCTGAAATTCTGCAGCAGTATGACGGCACGCAGTGGGAGTCCTCGTGGAAGTATCTCTGGCAGACGCTCTCCTACCAGTTAAGTCATGTAGAGTGGACTGGTGCCGGTTTCTGGGACCTGATTCAGCCGTCTTTCATGTTCATGGTTGGCGTTTCGATGCCCTTTTCGGTACGCAAGCGAAAGCAGAAAGGCGATTCCACACTCCGCATCTGGGGGCATGCCATTTTTCGATCGGTGCTTCTTGTGGCTCTGGGAGTCTTTCTCTCTTCTCGCTCTGGCCCCCACACCAATTTCACTTTTGCGAATGTCCTCTGCCAGATCGGTCTGGGTTATTTAGTGGTCTTCTTTTATGTAAACCGGTCTTTTGTGACGCAGCTGATTGGCGTCGTCACCATTCTGGGAGGTTACTGGTTCTTTTTCTATCAATACATGCCTGCAGAGGCAGAGTTGACTGCCGTCAAGAACTACCTGACTGAAGTCAAACACCTGGACGAATCGGAGTGGACTCAGTTTTCCGGCTTTGGAGAACCGTGGAATAAACACACAAATGCGGCTGCTTCTGTAGATCGTCGGTTGCTGAACCAGTTCCCTCGCTACGAAGAGCCCTATCAGGAACAGAAGTTCTGGGTAAACCACGGCGGATATCAGACGCTCAATTTTATTCCGTCCATCGCGACCATGTTGTTTGGCCTGATGGCCGGACAACTGTTGATGTCCAACCGCCTGGATAAAATGAAAGTGAAATGGCTGTTGCAGGCGGGGTTGATCTGTTTCGTGATATCGATGTTGCTGGATACTTCAATCTGGCCGGTTAATATCGAGCAATGGGAGTGGCACCTGGTACCAATTGTCAAACGGATCTGGTCCCCGGGCTGGGCTATTTTTAGTGCCGGCTGGGCCTTCTGGTTCCTGGCAGTATTTTATTGGATCATCGACGTCAAAGGTTATAAAAAGTGGGCCTTCCCCTTTGTGGTGGTCGGCATGAACTCGATTGCCATGTATATTATGGCGCAGTTGATTCGTCCCTGGATTCAAAAGTCGCTCGAAATGCATCTGACCACGGTCGATAAAATGACCGGCTGGTCTGTGGCCGGTTCACTGTTCAGCTCAGATTGTCCCTATGCCCCAATCGCCGTATCTGCGACCGTTCTGTTTATACTGTGGCTGATCTGTCTCTGGATGTATCTGCAGCGGATCTTTATCAAGATTTGAACCGATTTGCGTGAAAATGCGTATGATTTGCTTGCACGCCTCGGAGAATCGCTATAGAACACGATCACATTTGTGATACGTCATACCGAATCCATCGATAGAGAAACATACGACCATGAGTGAAGCCGATTCCCCACGCAGCCTGCTGGAAACGTTCGAAAACCCCTACCCCAACCGTGACTATGTCATGGAAACGGTCTGTCCCGAATTCACCTCGGTCTGCCCCAAAACCGGTCAGCCTGACTTCGGCACACTGATCATTACTTACATCCCCGATCAGGTCTGTTTCGAACTGAAATCACTCAAGCTTTACCTGCAGAGCTATCGCAACGTGGGTGCCTTCTACGAAGACGTGACCAACCGCATTATGGATGACCTGGTTGCAGTCACCGATCCGCGCTGGCTCGAACTGCGAGCAGAATTTACTCCCCGGGGTGGGATCAGCAGTACCATTACTGTATCGCACCACAAAGCGGGTAACGAAGAGTAAACGTCAGCGTTTAAGTTGCGAGAGCACCGGGTGATTGCTGCGGAGGTGCAATTCCAGCTCTTTGCGGGCGCTCGTCCAGTCTTCATTGATGAGTGCGCTCAAGATTCGCTGATGCTGCTGGATCTCCTGAATGGCAGCATCGCGGTCGTTGGATTCCCAGAGGAACAGCAGGTCGAAATAACGACCGTGCCGATCAAAAAAACTGATGATGTAATAGTTGTCCGACTGTTTGATCAGATATTCGTGCAGGCTGTTGTCGATCTGCAGCGGTTCCTCATCAGTCTCGGGAACCTGGTTGCCGTCCAGTATTTTCTGCAGCACCCGTTTATCGAGGCTCTCCTTCGCCAGATCCAGTGCCTTGAGTTCGAGGACCACGCGAACTTCGATGAAGGCATCGAGATCGTGTTGATTGAATGAACGCAGCTTCCAGCCTCTGCGAGGGACATGCTCCAGCATTCCGTCACCGGCCAGCCGATTGAAGATATTCCGCAGACTGGTGCGGCTGATGTCATACTTTTTCGCCGACGCCATTTCCCGCAGAAACACGGATTCGCCATTCAGGCTCATCGTGAGCAGGTCATCGGTGATGCGTTTGAAATGATCTTCGGGGGGCGCCGGTTGGGGGGACTTCGCCGCGGTCTGGGCATCGCTCATTTTCTCCTGATTGACGCACAGCCGCCGGTTCTTTTCCCGATAGAGATACCCTTCTTCAATCAATTCATTGATCGCATGATAGATTGGGGTAACGCTCACCTGATAATGGTCTGAGAGTGCCGCCAGCGTTAGCGCATCGGACGACAGTTCATCCCGCGACAGCCGGGCGATCAGGTCGGCTTTGATGTATTTGGTGAGAGTCAGAATCTGCATGGGCGCTCCTCAACTGGTGTCTGTTGAGCGGATTGTAATTGTTATTGGCGACAATGTAAATGTATGGCGTGGGAGAAAAAACTTGTGTTCATGTGACTAGCGGGTAAAATGGAGGCACAATTCATTTCTCAGATATGAAAGGGAGTCGCGTGATGAAAACTACTTCTCCCCCCGTCAGTCCTGCTGTCTTGACTCGGTTTAAAATCCTGGTCTGGATGGGACTGCTCATTTCACTCAGCGATCTGACCTGTATCCTGGTACTAGGAGATCGTTTTCCCAAACTGCTGGCCGGAATTGTGCTGATGCCGGCGTTGTTATTCATGCTGGTGGCTTTTAAGGTGCTCTACAAAGCAGTGCCTCCCAAAGAACGCCGCTGGCGCGTCGAGAATGGAAGCTGATCCAGAGCCAAAACATACACAATCAGACTCTGATTGGATGTGCCACCAGTGGCGGATGGGATATTTGATAGCAGGTATTTTGCCTGCTACGTGGCCGGATTATCCATCATGAGGTTTTTCAATCTCAGTACCTTTCCGACAGAGGTTTCTGTTCTGACGGAAGATCTGTGAGCTGCCCGCTGGGCAGTATCTGGTTGTCATTTCCAGTCCGGCAGGTATCGCGGTGACGGTTCTCAATCTTGTTACAGCTGATCTGTGCTTTTCCGATCACCACCAATCCTGATCTTCGCTTGTGTTCAAGTGAATAGATTGGCATGATAGACCCAAGTAATGTAAGTGCGAGAATTGAGTAAGAGGAAATTCGATGACGGATCTGGACCGACGAGCAGAAAATTATCTGCAGAAAAGTTTGCAGGCGTTGGTTGGCTTTGTTGGCTCTTATATTTTTCTCGCCTACATGTTTATGTTTCTGGGGCTGTTACTGTTTGACACTGATTTGACCTGGCCTGAAGAGAAGCGGCAGTCATTCATGCTCTGGCTCACTTTCGGTCTCGCTTGCGGGTTTGCCATTTTTACCGTGTTCTATGGAAGCAAAAAACTCTCCCGTTTCTGGCTCTGGTTTTTGTTGATATTCAGTCTGAGTTCCCTGATCCAGGTTGTACCGGAAAAGGGAAGTTTACATGTTGAGTTGAATCGGAACTGGCCTCAATGGACGATCGCTTCTCTATATGTTCGATCGAACTTTCATCCTGTCAAACTGATCGTCTTGGCAATTCATGCTTCACTGGCGCTGGGATTAGCCTGGCTCCTTCGTTTTTGCTGGTCTCGACTGTTTCAGTCACGAATGGTGCTGCGAAATTCTGATTGAATATACACAGTACATACATCACTTAAGATTTCTGGAAAGTAAGTTAAAGAGAGAAAATATCATGCGAGTTGTGGCAAAGTTGCTGGTTGTGGTTCTGATTATTGCATTCGTGCGATCCAACCGGAATTCAAAAAACGACAAACCGGCGCCACCAATTGAACCTTCCGCGGTGATCGAAAATAACGGTGCGGAACACAGGCTCTATCGAGGCGTCAAATTACTGGATGTCGTTGAGACGCTCCCGACCAGTGCCATCGATACGCTCGACGCGGATACCCGCTCCAAACAGCATCTGATCGTTGTTATCTCGGTTCCCCTGGGAAATCATCAGGTCAGCGATCTGCATACCACCTTCAAACTGAAAAACGGTCAATCCTTCGTCAGAAAATGGCTGCCCGTGAATGATAATAAGAACGAAATCGCGACGGGCGTGTTCGCGGTGATTGACAGCGTCGTTTCCTGTTCGACGGAAATCAAACCATCCGCGAGAAAGTGAAACCAGAAAACGCGTGATCAATATGAGAAAAGAGCCCAGACGGTCCGGCTTTACGAAGGTGGAATTCCTTGTGATACTCTTCATCAATGTCATTCTGATCGCTCTGCTTTATCCTGCAATAAAGCCTCCTAATCCAGATGGCCCTGTCGGAAAAATGATTCCAGTGACGACGCCAGACGAAAAAAATCGTGTCGCTCACGCATCTGGGATTTCTTTTATTCCTCCGCCCAACTGGGGGCAAATCAGGGATCTGGGGCCTGAAAAACACTGGCTTCGCATCGCTCCTCGCGGTAGCAGTAAAAGACGTGATCTTGCGGTTCTCATAATTGGCAAAGTGGGGGCTTATAACCACGAAGACAGGCTACCTGACCGGAATGATCTGGAGCAATTTAAATGCGTCAAATTTCAGGGATTTCCAGCCTATGAAAGGATGGTCATTGTCCGGAAAGATTCGTTTGATGATCCTGCCAGATCTGATTATGAGCTCTATATCAACAGGCATGGTGAGTGGTGGAATGTCCATTTTCTGATTTCGGAAGAAATGACTGAGTTGCCTGCTATGATGCGCAAGTACATAAATATGATTCGCTTTCCGCCAAAAGCAGTTGAGGAAGCAGAACAGTCCATGAAGTCTGAGCAATAGTAAGGAACCTACTCCCCAACTCAGGTGTCTTTAATTAAGAATGTATTCCGCTTCCTCATTTTCAAAGCCAGTGAACGCTATGCAGGAATCTCGCGACGATAGCCGGCGGTTGACAATCGACTTATACGACATCGATTCCCTCCGTTATCCCACAATCACAAAATCCGTGGTCAGACTGTTTCAATTGGAACCGGCGGGTGAACTGACCATTGGTCTGGATGAAATGTTCCAGGATTATCAGTG
It encodes the following:
- a CDS encoding GntR family transcriptional regulator — translated: MQILTLTKYIKADLIARLSRDELSSDALTLAALSDHYQVSVTPIYHAINELIEEGYLYREKNRRLCVNQEKMSDAQTAAKSPQPAPPEDHFKRITDDLLTMSLNGESVFLREMASAKKYDISRTSLRNIFNRLAGDGMLEHVPRRGWKLRSFNQHDLDAFIEVRVVLELKALDLAKESLDKRVLQKILDGNQVPETDEEPLQIDNSLHEYLIKQSDNYYIISFFDRHGRYFDLLFLWESNDRDAAIQEIQQHQRILSALINEDWTSARKELELHLRSNHPVLSQLKR
- a CDS encoding acyltransferase family protein, which produces MTQNTPNSESHEPETIPLQKTPETESVAPPAIPPATAEKEEQEQKQGKTPPVSQRLTSLDAYRGFVMLAMASGGLYIANAVRNSPEILQQYDGTQWESSWKYLWQTLSYQLSHVEWTGAGFWDLIQPSFMFMVGVSMPFSVRKRKQKGDSTLRIWGHAIFRSVLLVALGVFLSSRSGPHTNFTFANVLCQIGLGYLVVFFYVNRSFVTQLIGVVTILGGYWFFFYQYMPAEAELTAVKNYLTEVKHLDESEWTQFSGFGEPWNKHTNAAASVDRRLLNQFPRYEEPYQEQKFWVNHGGYQTLNFIPSIATMLFGLMAGQLLMSNRLDKMKVKWLLQAGLICFVISMLLDTSIWPVNIEQWEWHLVPIVKRIWSPGWAIFSAGWAFWFLAVFYWIIDVKGYKKWAFPFVVVGMNSIAMYIMAQLIRPWIQKSLEMHLTTVDKMTGWSVAGSLFSSDCPYAPIAVSATVLFILWLICLWMYLQRIFIKI
- the queF gene encoding preQ(1) synthase; translated protein: MSEADSPRSLLETFENPYPNRDYVMETVCPEFTSVCPKTGQPDFGTLIITYIPDQVCFELKSLKLYLQSYRNVGAFYEDVTNRIMDDLVAVTDPRWLELRAEFTPRGGISSTITVSHHKAGNEE
- the galE gene encoding UDP-glucose 4-epimerase GalE; this translates as MTILVTGGAGYIGSHCVRQLIQSGKKVCVIDNLSRGHRVAVPAEASFFQLDLLETEPLTEIMKSQRIEKVIHFAALAYVGESVADPLPYYTNNTAGTLSLLRAMRQARVSQLVFSSSCATYGIPDQLPITEDSPQRPINPYGWSKLFVEQILKDCASSYPNFGFIGLRYFNVAGCSKDGAVGEDHNPETHLIPNCLRTALGQQSHITVLGNDYPTPDGTCIRDYIHVEDICSAHLLALNALTTQSSRFYNVGLGQGFSVQEVISTSEKVTGCPIPVDIQPRRPGDPPMLSASHERISSELGWSPKYRSLEEIIQTAWDWFRTHPAGYRTDHP